The segment CCAGCGCCTCGGCCGCCGCCGGCGCCTCGGCGGCGGCGCCCGTGCCGCCCGCCGACGGCGCCGGGTCCGTCGCGGCCGTGGCGCCCGGCAGCGCCGCCACGAGGCTGGTGGTGAGGACGGCGACGGCGGTCGCGCCCAGGACGGTCCTTCGCATGGTGTGGCACCCTTCGGGACGGCCTCGCGGCCGAGGTAGGTCGAGGTGGGGTCCGACGGTCCGGTGGCCTCCGGTGTCCGGAGCCGACCGTCGGGCGTCGTGGGCCCAGGGCCCCCGACGGGGCCGTGGCCCTCCCTGATGGGACCACGACGGACCCGCCCGTGTCCGGCGTTTCGTCACACTGCGTCGGTAACCGGTCACGCACGCGTGTCGCTACTCGAGGAGGCCTCCCGCGACCGCCTCGGCGAACGCCGTCTCCCAGGCCCGCATGGGACCGAGCGGCGTCCCGTGCCACGCGTCGTGGCCCAGCACCGACCACGCCGGGCGGGGGGCCGGGCGGGCCAGCGTGGCCGAGGACACCGGCTCGACCACGACGTCGGGGCGCCCCGCCGCCGCCACGACCGCGAGCGCGAGCCCGTGCCAGCTCACCTGCCCGGTGGCCGTCGCGTGGTACGTCCCGAACGGCACGCCCGCCACCACCGTGTCGACGACGCGCTGCGCGAGGTCGCCGACCCACGTCGGCTGGCCGACCTGGTCGTCGACCACCTGCAGGACGTCGCGGGACCGCGCGGCACGGGCGATCGACCGCGGGAAGCACGGGTGCCCTGCGCCGTACAGCCAGGCCGTGCGCAGCACCCAGGCCCGGGCGCCCGAGGCGGCGACCGCCCACTCCCCCGCGGCCTTGGTCCGTCCGTACGCCGAGGCCGGGCGGGCGGGGGCGTCCTCCGGGTACGGCACGGTGCCGTCGCCGGCGAAGACGTAGTCCGTCGACACGTGCAGAAGCGGCACGCCGGCGCCGGCGCACGCCCGGGCCAGCAGGTGCGGTCCCGTGGCGTTGACCGCGAAGGCCGAGGCCTCCTCGGTCTCCGCCGCGTCCACCGCCGTGTGGGCCGCGGCGTTCACCACGACGTCGTGGGCGCCGACGGCCGCCCGCACGGCGGCCTCGTCGGTGACGTCGAGGTCGGCGCGGGTGGCGGCCGTGACGTCGTGGCCGAGCGCCGTGAGACGCCGGACGACCTCGCTGCCGAGCATCCCGGACGCCCCGGTCACCAGCCAGCGGCCGGGCGCTGCCGGCGGAGGTGCCGTGGGTCCCGTCTCGTCCGTCACCGGCATGTCCCGACCCCCGACCCGACCGTGCTGCGAGCGGCCCACCCCGTGTGGCGCCGTGGGCCATTCGTAGCACCTGAGGGCGGACGCCGTCCGCGGAGCACCGGGGCGCCCCTAGGCTCCCCCCGTGGACGTCGAGCAGAGCGGTATCGCCGGGCACTGGGTCTTCACCCCGCGCCGCTTCGCCGACGACCGGGGGCACTTCCTCGAGCTGTTCACGCAGACGTCGCTGCAGGAGGCGACCGGCCGCGACCTGCACCTCGCGCAGACGAACCTGTCGGTGTCGCACCGCGGCGTCCTGCGCGGCGTGCACTACGCCGACGTGCCCCCGGGGCAGGCCAAGTACGTGACGTGCGTCGCCGGCGCCGTCCTCGACGTGGTCGTCGACCTGCGCGTCGGCTCACCGACCTTCGGCCGCCACGAGGCCGTCCTCCTCGACGCGGTCACCCAGCGGGCGGTGTTCGTCGCCGAGGGCCTGGGTC is part of the Aquipuribacter sp. SD81 genome and harbors:
- the rfbD gene encoding dTDP-4-dehydrorhamnose reductase: MPVTDETGPTAPPPAAPGRWLVTGASGMLGSEVVRRLTALGHDVTAATRADLDVTDEAAVRAAVGAHDVVVNAAAHTAVDAAETEEASAFAVNATGPHLLARACAGAGVPLLHVSTDYVFAGDGTVPYPEDAPARPASAYGRTKAAGEWAVAASGARAWVLRTAWLYGAGHPCFPRSIARAARSRDVLQVVDDQVGQPTWVGDLAQRVVDTVVAGVPFGTYHATATGQVSWHGLALAVVAAAGRPDVVVEPVSSATLARPAPRPAWSVLGHDAWHGTPLGPMRAWETAFAEAVAGGLLE
- a CDS encoding dTDP-4-dehydrorhamnose 3,5-epimerase family protein, with protein sequence MDVEQSGIAGHWVFTPRRFADDRGHFLELFTQTSLQEATGRDLHLAQTNLSVSHRGVLRGVHYADVPPGQAKYVTCVAGAVLDVVVDLRVGSPTFGRHEAVLLDAVTQRAVFVAEGLGHAFLSLQDGSTVVYACSTGYSPGAEHGVHPLDADLAIDWPTTDEAGEPLRPLLSPKDEAAPSLSAALAAGALPVFAPDGA